From the genome of Anopheles funestus chromosome 2RL, idAnoFuneDA-416_04, whole genome shotgun sequence:
CTGCTTTTGGCTGTGGTTCAAATTTGCTGCTACTCCGAAGACACTATTTCTCAAGATAGCAAAACCAAATACTTACCCTTGACATTGACATCTGAACTCGCCCAAGATCAAGATTACCGCTAATGGGAAGCAGTAAAGCAGTACTCTGGTAAGGTGTTTGTAATTGAGCGACGTGACTGGTACtggtgaaacaaaaatcatcatcaaatgAAGAATCCAAGAAAAAAGGGATCCAAAAAGCCCAACATTATCCGCGTCCGTATTCCCATCAGGTGAGGTTACGTATTTTGGATTTTAATACCACATTCCACACGCGCTTCATTTCGCAATTCAACACGTACTGTTTTGGGGCCCGTGAGTAACGATGTAAACGATTGCTTATAAAACATTCCCATCGACACGCAACCCTTAAGAGCACCTCCAGGAAAATTGTGTCCACAAGTCACGAAGATGTCATTCCGGCGTCAGATCACCTGTACATAATATCCACCATCCAGGCAGTTCGTAGTTTTACTGTCATTAGggttttccccccccccccatttcCATGCTAATGGtgaaagcaaatgcaaaacacCTCTGCGCCTAGGAAGGAAATCGAATTTCCCTTctttgctttattattttttttttttttgctgtcggtTTGTCATAAAAAGTTTTGTCAAAAGACGGCATGGGAATACGAGCAGTATGCAGGTATGgcaagttttaattaaaaagtttttgtttttccaccagAACCTTCGACATCTTCCGGCCGGTTTGAAACACGAAATGAGTTCTTTTCGTTCGCgttcttttctttccgttgTTCAGACGTTAAGCATGcagaatataaatttaataaacgaaacaaatgtttCGAAACATTTCTTATTGAATTGCAGCTCGgttctattgtttttcttttcgccaaACAATCACCTTTAGAAATGAAGaatatttaatgaaaagaaatccaTCAAACTGTGCCCTTCAGCTTCGAAACGGTATCCAAATCGAATTGTGGCCTGAAGGTAAACTTTTATTCCTTCCATCCATGAATATGTTATGTGCACAAAAcccacaacaacacaaaagaaacaatggTGCATcgggtgaaaaatattatcttctcgtttttttttctttgcttcgatgaaaaaaaaacattaccgtGAGGTAAATAAAGGGCCCATCCACTCGGCGTTCAATCACACCCAGGTTTCGGTCTGATCGACGTACACCATATCGAGCACTACAGGCACCCTTGGGTGTCCTCCACATAAATGATAACCTTTGCCTAAGTATTCCCTtcggccaaaaaccattaaccGACCGGTTTGCTATCGGAAAAGCGAGGCAGAAAAACGGATCGGAAATTTGAAACCATTTCCAAGAAAAGCCACACCACTTCAACCACTTTGCCGCTACGGTGGGCGCGCATCGATCGGGCAATAAATGCAGTGGTTGGAGTTTGGTTTGGAAATGTGTGTATTCTTCTGCTTCCGATACGTAACGGAACGATTACGTGAAATCGATGCGAACCGGAATTTGATACCGACAAAACCGGGCGTCTTTTTGTACTGGTGGGGCAACaagacaagaaaacaaaaattgaacgtGTTCACCCCGGCAACCCGAGCGCGTGTCCTTGACGGCACCATTTCGGCACCATATGGTGGGAATAATAGTTTGCCAACATTACACATTCCGTACGTGCTCATAATATGGCCCCCCATTACTGCAACAAAGTTTCACAATAAAGCGTTCACTGCACGCTCCGGTAAGTGGAACCCGTTTGGACGCGAACTCCAATCAATGGTAGCGTATCCGCCCGAGCACATTATTCGCGATATGTGCCATTTCAATTCATATTTTAAGTTTTATGCATCTAATACGTGCACACCATACCGCACAACCCGGAAGCACCCGGCGAGTTTGTGGTTCGTGCAGAAGAAGACATAAACAATCGCTCAATTTTTGGACCCCATTGGTGCCATTATTACTTTCCAACCATTTCCGCCTCgcagcaaatgaaatgtttgtaggtgtgtgtgtgtgtgtggatagcaataaaaataaaattaaattttattcaccTTTTGCTTTCCACCACACCACGATCTGCCGGGATGCGCTCACGCTTCGCCGTATACTAACTGGTACAAAAGGTTGCCGTGTCGACTGCTGACTGCTACTGCATTGCAAACGAGCATGCAATACACACCACCCTCCACCTTCGGCCACGAGGAAACGGCTTCATTtgcgtaaattaaatttcgtaATACCCATAAAACACGCTCATGTGCAGCGGTCCTCCTGTGGGAATGCACAACGAGAAACATTGTGCACCCGGTTCCATTACCCGGCGTTTGGCCCGGTTCCATTACCGGGCTTCAAACCCGCAACACGCACTTCCGACATCGTGATAGCACGACCGAACCGATATCGACACAACAAAACTGCCCTAGAATGTTGTAGGTTGCGACGGGTTGGCTACTCCTACGCAACCTCAAACCACGAAGGTCCTAACGCGTCCTGCGTTTGAACTGCGCAATATTGCAATATGACTGcgggaaaaacaaattgctCGTGCACATTGCGATTGGGCCATTTTGCCATTTAGCGcaatgttttttgtgtgttctgaAGGTAAggaacacacagacacacacccaGTGGCGCCTAATGGTATCAAAGCAACTGTTAATAAGCTGCTATAAAGATGACTTCGTCATGCGATTTGCATACTTTACGGCAACATTTCTTTAAATGCGTTCGATAGTAAGCAACGCATTCGCATTGCTACTGTTCTGTAGCTAAATATTCTCTTCCAACAAGAATTGGGTTAAAATAGCAATATCTCGTGACTACATGGGTCTAATGGTCTATTTCTAATGGTCTACTTGTAGGTATCTCGACACTCTCGAGCTGTGGAGATCCAGAGCGCCTGCCGGAGCTACCACCAGGAGATGAACAGCGTCTTCAGCGAGCTGCCTTGAATCTACAACAGAAATTAATACTTCGCGAGTGGCTTAAGGAGCATCGACTGCAGCATCATTATTCCAGGTACAGGTTGTCTAACACTCTTCCCAGTAGAGTCCCGTCCCGTCTAACAAATTGCCGTCATTGCAGATTGGTTGCCATCGAGGTAACGGCACTGGAAGATGTGTACTGGCTGGAAGATTCCCGGGCGAGCCAAATCCTCGGCAAGGATTGGCCGATCTGGTCTAGCGCGCGACAAAAACTGCCAACCTCCAAAGCCAACCTGGAAGCCTTAAAAGCCGACCTGTGGTCCACGGTTGTGAAGTCGAGCCAGCATCAGGATGCTTGGACGTGGGGCGGTATGCTGGTCGTGTCGGTTTCGGTCGCCGGCTTGGTTACGCTGGCCGCCATGACACAGCCGTCACTCGCACCGGAAGCACGCCACTCGCTGTTACAGTACGTGACCGGGAAGTATCTGCTGCCGGCGAACTGTAAGGTGCACTGGGATTGGGCCGATCCGGCACGGGTCGGTGGCACGATGTGCTTTACCGTGCGGTTCCACCAGCGCAACGGTCAGGCATATCCCATCTGTGATACGGATCAGTTCTTCGTCGAGGTTACCGAGGGTACGCGCAAGATCGTCACGATCAGTGAGCTCGGTTCGCCGACCGATCCGAACAATGCCAACATAGCGAAGGTTAAGTTTACGGTGCGCACTGCCGGTCAGTACAAAATCTCGGTACTCATCGGGTCCAGCCATATCGCGGGCAGTCCCTTCGTCAAGACGTTCGCTCCGGGACCAATGGATGCGCGCCGGTCGAGACTGATCCGGCCGGCCAGTACGGTGGTATGCTGTGCCGGTGCGCCCACCTTCCTGCACATTGAGCCACGGGATGAGCACGGCAATACGTGCCAGTTTGAGACGGACTGTGACCCGATCAAGGGTTACAGCATCGACATCTTCGATCTCTACGGTAACCATAGTGATAAGTTTGGTAGTGCGGTCAGCTTCTCGTACGATAAGGTAAACGCACGCATTAGTCTTACGGCTCTGTTTCCTGAGCCGGTGTGCCTCCGGGCTGTGGTAAGCTACGAAGCTCACCCGATACCGAACGGAGACTTTGACATCATCGTGCTGAGCAGCAGCGATACAACGCTCGTGCACAAGAATATTGCCTCGCGCAAGCACAACATCTGCTATGAGGCCAAGCTCTTTAGCATTTACGGCCAGCAACGGTGGACCAAGCCCCGCAAAGTACTTTGTTACGTTGGACCGAAGCAAGTTACCATCAAGGAGATGATCCTTAAAATCATTCCCAAGCGTATCGCAACGTTTCGCCTTTGTCCTTCCACTAAAGTGAGTAGAACTAAAACATGTATCAATGGTCTATTGCAACGACTAACGAGGGGGATATTGTCTGTTCTCTTCTATATTCTagttccattttcttccaccATCAACCATTCAAATGAATAACAGTCACGGTGCGATCTTCATCATTGACGATGGCTGCCAACCGAAGATCGAGTTGGCATCCAAGGAGCGTAACGTGATCGCGGCCACCTTCACACACTTCCTGCTGAAGAATATCGGCGGCTCGGAAACGTTCAAAGACAAGCAAGACTTCTTCTACCATGAAGTGCGACTTGTACGCAACCCCATACAAGCTGATCCTGCGTGCTTATGTTAGTGTTTGCTCTTTTCAATTCGTCACATTACAGGTACGTAAGTTCCATTCCAACTATTACCACGAGAAGCTGTCGCTGAAGGTGCAGCGGGACAAAATACTGGAGTCGAGCATGAAGGCGACCAAAAACTTTTCGGTATCCGATTGGTGCGGTAACTTTGAGGTTACATTCCAGGGAGAGCAAGGTAACGTACTCAATGGTTTTCAATTCTGGAAGCTAAAACATATATTCTTTTAGGAATTGATTGGGGTGGTTTAAGGCGCGAATGGTTCGAGCTGGTATGCAGTGCCCTATTTGACCCCCGTGGTGGTCTTTTCTGTACATTCCACGACAAGCGCCAGGCACTGGTCCATCCTAACCCGAACCGTCCACCTCATCTGAAGCTGAAGCACTTTGAGTTTGCGGGCAAAGTCGTTGGCAAATGTCTGTACGAATCGGCCCTCGGTGGAACCTACCGGCAGCTGGTACGAGCACGCTTCTCACGCTCTTTTCTGGCACAATTGATTGGGCTACGGGTGCACTACAAGTACTTCGAGCAGGACGATCCGGATCTGTACCTTTCGAAGATCAAGTACATTCTCGAAACGGATCTGGACACCAGTGACAATTTGGAGCTGTATTTTGTGGAAGAGATGTATGACCAAAGTGGCCAACTGCAGAAGATCGTCGAGCTGATTCCGAACGGAGCCAAAGTGCGGGTTACAAATGCTACCAAGAACCAGTACCTGGATGCGTTGGCACAGCAGCGTCTCTGCAACAATGTGCGCGAGGAAATTGATAGCTTCCTGAAAGGGTTGAATGGTATCATTCCTGACAATTTGTTGAgtatttttgatgaaaatgaattggAGGTAGGTTCATGAGATAGGCGAGATCACTAGACAGATCGCTAGATCTAATGAGTACTATACTTCTTGCAGTTACTTCTTTGCGGTACGGGAGAGTATTCTATCGCTGACTTCCGCGCGAATCACATCGTAAACGGAGGTTCTGCTGAGTTCCGCCGAGTTCTTGGTTGGTTTTGGGCTGCTGTCGGTAACTTTTCTCAAACCGAAATGGCACGTCTACTTCAGTTCACTACTGGTTGCTCTCAGCTACCTCCAGGAGGCTTTCAGGTAAGGTGACGATATCTTTGAGAACCGGAAATCGAGAATAAAAAGAACTTTACTATCTTTACACTCCAGGAGCTGAATCCTAGGTTTCAAATAACAGCAGCTCCCACATTTGGTAATCTTCCAACGGCTCACACTTGGTAAGAAACAGCAAAATAGACTTACTAGATGAAATACTAATCCCACTCTAATATTTCAGTTTCAACCAACTCTGCTTGCCGGACTACGAAAGCTACGAGCAGTTTGAGAAGGCACTTATGTTCGCCATCAGCGAGGGAACCGAAGGGTTTGGCATGGTCTAAACATGGATGCATTGTGCTTTTACGATGGGTATACCAGAACTGGCACCGTTCGGTAATCTTTTTTCTCTTAGGTGCCAAATATTCCCAGtggtttggttgtgttttttctctcctacCTACTACATTCCGCTGTATCGTTCAGGTTTAGTGAAGATCTTCAGGATGATTGTTCGCAAAAAAGGCGTACACACTAAGCACAATCCCATTACCAAACTGTTCTGTGCCAAATCCTGTCCTGACTCTAGTTGCATTTATGCGGATCAGAAAGCCACCCGAAAGAGCGCACTGATCCTTTTCTGGCTTTAGAGAAAATATGATTGGGAAgtttgaaagagaaaaagaggatGAAACACATGCTTAGACACCAATTAAACGTTCAGTAGCGTTCGTTTGTAACGATTATAGAGCatatgacacacacacacccatctaCTGGTGTGCGCTTCCATTAGGGGCCTCGTTGCAAAGTTTGCACCATACGTGTCCGTTCGATGCTTATGCTGTGCTTAGTCGTTGCGTTGAGAGCAATATTTAGTGTGGAGTGTGTAGCATAGGCGCGAAGTGGCATACAATTCTACTTTGAAATCGTCATTCCATAAATTTACGTTTACGTGTCAAAACAGTGATCCACTCAGAAGT
Proteins encoded in this window:
- the LOC125763381 gene encoding apoptosis-resistant E3 ubiquitin protein ligase 1 isoform X1 — encoded protein: MLVRCIKILVAVVLSLTFTISLSKLVLCIWNGWFNADAADYEIFASYPGAGRLGPSTTTTTSSSYAGGSRQRHTPTIVDEWLDHNQLGKYKQLFRDRGISTLSSCGDPERLPELPPGDEQRLQRAALNLQQKLILREWLKEHRLQHHYSRLVAIEVTALEDVYWLEDSRASQILGKDWPIWSSARQKLPTSKANLEALKADLWSTVVKSSQHQDAWTWGGMLVVSVSVAGLVTLAAMTQPSLAPEARHSLLQYVTGKYLLPANCKVHWDWADPARVGGTMCFTVRFHQRNGQAYPICDTDQFFVEVTEGTRKIVTISELGSPTDPNNANIAKVKFTVRTAGQYKISVLIGSSHIAGSPFVKTFAPGPMDARRSRLIRPASTVVCCAGAPTFLHIEPRDEHGNTCQFETDCDPIKGYSIDIFDLYGNHSDKFGSAVSFSYDKVNARISLTALFPEPVCLRAVVSYEAHPIPNGDFDIIVLSSSDTTLVHKNIASRKHNICYEAKLFSIYGQQRWTKPRKVLCYVGPKQVTIKEMILKIIPKRIATFRLCPSTKFHFLPPSTIQMNNSHGAIFIIDDGCQPKIELASKERNVIAATFTHFLLKNIGGSETFKDKQDFFYHEVRLVRKFHSNYYHEKLSLKVQRDKILESSMKATKNFSVSDWCGNFEVTFQGEQGIDWGGLRREWFELVCSALFDPRGGLFCTFHDKRQALVHPNPNRPPHLKLKHFEFAGKVVGKCLYESALGGTYRQLVRARFSRSFLAQLIGLRVHYKYFEQDDPDLYLSKIKYILETDLDTSDNLELYFVEEMYDQSGQLQKIVELIPNGAKVRVTNATKNQYLDALAQQRLCNNVREEIDSFLKGLNGIIPDNLLSIFDENELELLLCGTGEYSIADFRANHIVNGGSAEFRRVLGWFWAAVGNFSQTEMARLLQFTTGCSQLPPGGFQELNPRFQITAAPTFGNLPTAHTCFNQLCLPDYESYEQFEKALMFAISEGTEGFGMV
- the LOC125763381 gene encoding apoptosis-resistant E3 ubiquitin protein ligase 1 isoform X2 — its product is MLVRCIKILVAVVLSLTFTISLSKLVLCIWNGWFNADAADYEIFASYPGAGRLGPSTTTTTSSSYAGGSRQRHTPTIVDEWLDHNQLGKYKQLFRDRGISTLSSCGDPERLPELPPGDEQRLQRAALNLQQKLILREWLKEHRLQHHYSRLVAIEVTALEDVYWLEDSRASQILGKDWPIWSSARQKLPTSKANLEALKADLWSTVVKSSQHQDAWTWGGMLVVSVSVAGLVTLAAMTQPSLAPEARHSLLQYVTGKYLLPANCKVHWDWADPARVGGTMCFTVRFHQRNGQAYPICDTDQFFVEVTEGTRKIVTISELGSPTDPNNANIAKVKFTVRTAGQYKISVLIGSSHIAGSPFVKTFAPGPMDARRSRLIRPASTVVCCAGAPTFLHIEPRDEHGNTCQFETDCDPIKGYSIDIFDLYGNHSDKFGSAVSFSYDKVNARISLTALFPEPVCLRAVVSYEAHPIPNGDFDIIVLSSSDTTLVHKNIASRKHNICYEAKLFSIYGQQRWTKPRKVLCYVGPKQVTIKEMILKIIPKRIATFRLCPSTKFHFLPPSTIQMNNSHGAIFIIDDGCQPKIELASKERNVIAATFTHFLLKNIGGSETFKDKQDFFYHEVRKFHSNYYHEKLSLKVQRDKILESSMKATKNFSVSDWCGNFEVTFQGEQGIDWGGLRREWFELVCSALFDPRGGLFCTFHDKRQALVHPNPNRPPHLKLKHFEFAGKVVGKCLYESALGGTYRQLVRARFSRSFLAQLIGLRVHYKYFEQDDPDLYLSKIKYILETDLDTSDNLELYFVEEMYDQSGQLQKIVELIPNGAKVRVTNATKNQYLDALAQQRLCNNVREEIDSFLKGLNGIIPDNLLSIFDENELELLLCGTGEYSIADFRANHIVNGGSAEFRRVLGWFWAAVGNFSQTEMARLLQFTTGCSQLPPGGFQELNPRFQITAAPTFGNLPTAHTCFNQLCLPDYESYEQFEKALMFAISEGTEGFGMV
- the LOC125763381 gene encoding apoptosis-resistant E3 ubiquitin protein ligase 1 isoform X3, with protein sequence MYNMWAPESEINSIAFTNIRHSVSASSGISTLSSCGDPERLPELPPGDEQRLQRAALNLQQKLILREWLKEHRLQHHYSRLVAIEVTALEDVYWLEDSRASQILGKDWPIWSSARQKLPTSKANLEALKADLWSTVVKSSQHQDAWTWGGMLVVSVSVAGLVTLAAMTQPSLAPEARHSLLQYVTGKYLLPANCKVHWDWADPARVGGTMCFTVRFHQRNGQAYPICDTDQFFVEVTEGTRKIVTISELGSPTDPNNANIAKVKFTVRTAGQYKISVLIGSSHIAGSPFVKTFAPGPMDARRSRLIRPASTVVCCAGAPTFLHIEPRDEHGNTCQFETDCDPIKGYSIDIFDLYGNHSDKFGSAVSFSYDKVNARISLTALFPEPVCLRAVVSYEAHPIPNGDFDIIVLSSSDTTLVHKNIASRKHNICYEAKLFSIYGQQRWTKPRKVLCYVGPKQVTIKEMILKIIPKRIATFRLCPSTKFHFLPPSTIQMNNSHGAIFIIDDGCQPKIELASKERNVIAATFTHFLLKNIGGSETFKDKQDFFYHEVRLVRKFHSNYYHEKLSLKVQRDKILESSMKATKNFSVSDWCGNFEVTFQGEQGIDWGGLRREWFELVCSALFDPRGGLFCTFHDKRQALVHPNPNRPPHLKLKHFEFAGKVVGKCLYESALGGTYRQLVRARFSRSFLAQLIGLRVHYKYFEQDDPDLYLSKIKYILETDLDTSDNLELYFVEEMYDQSGQLQKIVELIPNGAKVRVTNATKNQYLDALAQQRLCNNVREEIDSFLKGLNGIIPDNLLSIFDENELELLLCGTGEYSIADFRANHIVNGGSAEFRRVLGWFWAAVGNFSQTEMARLLQFTTGCSQLPPGGFQELNPRFQITAAPTFGNLPTAHTCFNQLCLPDYESYEQFEKALMFAISEGTEGFGMV
- the LOC125763381 gene encoding apoptosis-resistant E3 ubiquitin protein ligase 1 isoform X4, whose amino-acid sequence is MYNMWAPESEINSIAFTNIRHSVSASSGISTLSSCGDPERLPELPPGDEQRLQRAALNLQQKLILREWLKEHRLQHHYSRLVAIEVTALEDVYWLEDSRASQILGKDWPIWSSARQKLPTSKANLEALKADLWSTVVKSSQHQDAWTWGGMLVVSVSVAGLVTLAAMTQPSLAPEARHSLLQYVTGKYLLPANCKVHWDWADPARVGGTMCFTVRFHQRNGQAYPICDTDQFFVEVTEGTRKIVTISELGSPTDPNNANIAKVKFTVRTAGQYKISVLIGSSHIAGSPFVKTFAPGPMDARRSRLIRPASTVVCCAGAPTFLHIEPRDEHGNTCQFETDCDPIKGYSIDIFDLYGNHSDKFGSAVSFSYDKVNARISLTALFPEPVCLRAVVSYEAHPIPNGDFDIIVLSSSDTTLVHKNIASRKHNICYEAKLFSIYGQQRWTKPRKVLCYVGPKQVTIKEMILKIIPKRIATFRLCPSTKFHFLPPSTIQMNNSHGAIFIIDDGCQPKIELASKERNVIAATFTHFLLKNIGGSETFKDKQDFFYHEVRKFHSNYYHEKLSLKVQRDKILESSMKATKNFSVSDWCGNFEVTFQGEQGIDWGGLRREWFELVCSALFDPRGGLFCTFHDKRQALVHPNPNRPPHLKLKHFEFAGKVVGKCLYESALGGTYRQLVRARFSRSFLAQLIGLRVHYKYFEQDDPDLYLSKIKYILETDLDTSDNLELYFVEEMYDQSGQLQKIVELIPNGAKVRVTNATKNQYLDALAQQRLCNNVREEIDSFLKGLNGIIPDNLLSIFDENELELLLCGTGEYSIADFRANHIVNGGSAEFRRVLGWFWAAVGNFSQTEMARLLQFTTGCSQLPPGGFQELNPRFQITAAPTFGNLPTAHTCFNQLCLPDYESYEQFEKALMFAISEGTEGFGMV